One window from the genome of Amphiprion ocellaris isolate individual 3 ecotype Okinawa chromosome 23, ASM2253959v1, whole genome shotgun sequence encodes:
- the rcor2 gene encoding REST corepressor 2 isoform X3 yields MPSVMERSGAGVLSRSRAKTVTNGNSQPHSEEESSDEEHAHDSMIRVGGDYQAQIPEFKPDSPTRYNEKDQRSMLVWCPNSQLSDAMLDEYILMAKEKHGYNMEQALGMLLWHKHDVERSLADLANFTPFPDEWTVEDKVLFEQAFSFHGKSFHRIQQMLPDKMISSLVKYYYSWKKTRTRTSVMDRQARRLVSKREKDDSNDEVEEGDPGSDSDFEIDTKKEQAVKQNPSSTTSDKATPSRSGPVKKENIGAQYRHHPLRARRRPPKGMHLVQGDIMSLSASHDSGVLTIRQLDTQLVSLKRQPALKMNSRWTTEEQLLAVQAIRRYGKDFTAIAEVIGTKTPAQVSSFFVSYRRRFNLDEVLREWAAEQVATSRDQRDPRRSGEEMAAATDGGAEEDEVKMEDCPSDAAGGSSPPSSTQTPSSLSQPPPLLRPAPPSAPPSLLRQPPPLQTRPLHNRAPHNHPPPPLIRPAITSSSSSTGSSSLRGSPPSSSSSSSSAAVQMPPSLVGLKVEQPTSH; encoded by the exons ATGCCCTCAGTGATGGAGCGCTCGGGGGCCGGGGTCCTGTCCAGGAGCAGAGCCAAAACCGTAACCAATGGCAACAGCCAACCACACTCCGAGGAGGAGAGCAGCGACGAAGAGCACGCTCACG ACAGCATGATCAGAGTGGGAGGAGACTACCAGGCTCAGATTCCGGAGTTCAAACCAG ACAGCCCAACTCGCTACAACGAGAAGGACCAGAGGAGCATGTTGGTGTGGTGTCCCAACAGTCAGCTCTCTGATGCAATGT TGGACGAGTACATCCTGATGGCTAAAGAGAAACATGGATACAACATGGAGCAG GCTCTTGGCATGTTGTTATGGCACAAACACGATGTGGAGCGCTCACTGGCCGACCTGGCAAACTTCACCCCCTTCCCAGACGAGTGGACAGTCGAGGATAAAGTGTTATTCGAACAGGCCTTCAGCTTCCACGGCAAGAGCTTCCACCGCATCCAGCAGATG CTTCCAGACAAGATGATCTCCAGTCTGGTGAAGTATTACTACAGCTGGAAgaagaccaggaccaggacctccGTTATGGATCGACAGGCCAGGAGGCTGGTTagcaagagagagaaagatgacaG taaTGATGAGGTGGAGGAAGGAGACCCAGGCAGCGACAGCGACTTTGAGATTGACACCAAGAAAGAG CAGGCGGTGAAGCAGAACCCCAGCAGCACCACCTCTGACAAAGCCACCCCCAGTCGCTCTGGACCGGTGAAGAAGGAGAACATCGGGGCTCAGTACAGACACCACCCGCTCAGAGCCCGTCGCAGGCCACCCAAAGGGATGCACCTGGTGCAGGGGGACATCATGTCTCTGTCGGCCTCCCATGATTCTGGCGTTCTAACTATACGTCAGCTGGACACGCAGCTGGTTTCACTCAAGAGACAG cCTGCCCTGAAGATGAACTCTCGTTGGACCACAGAGGAGCAGCTCCTGGCCGTGCAGG CCATCCGTCGCTATGGTAAAGACTTCACAGCCATCGCAGAAGTGATCGGAACTAAGACCCCAGCCCAG GTGAGCTCGTTCTTTGTGAGCTACCGGCGCCGCTTCAACCTGGACGAGGTGCTGAGGGAGTGGGCGGCCGAGCAGGTGGCCACCAGCCGAGACCAGAGAGACCCCAGGAGGAGCGGCGAGGAGATGGCAGCAGCTACAGATGGAGGCGCAGAGGAGGACGAG GTCAAAATGGAGGACTGTCCCTCAGACGCTGCCGGCGGctcctctcccccctcctccacccagaccccctcctccctctcccagCCTCCCCCGCTGCTGCGCCCGGCTCCCCCCTCCGCCCCTCCGAGCCTCCTCCGCCAGCCGCCTCCCCTCCAGACCCGCCCGCTGCACAACCGAGCGCCCCACAACCACCCACCGCCTCCACTCATCCGGCCtgccatcacctcctcctcctcctccaccgggAGCTCCAGCCTCAGAGGTTCTCCacccagctcctcctcctcctcctcctccgctgcAGTGCAGATGCCTCCATCACTGGTCGGGCTCAAAGTGGAGCAGCCCACCTCGCACTGA
- the rcor2 gene encoding REST corepressor 2 isoform X1 produces the protein MPSVMERSGAGVLSRSRAKTVTNGNSQPHSEEESSDEEHAHDSMIRVGGDYQAQIPEFKPDSPTRYNEKDQRSMLVWCPNSQLSDAMLDEYILMAKEKHGYNMEQALGMLLWHKHDVERSLADLANFTPFPDEWTVEDKVLFEQAFSFHGKSFHRIQQMLPDKMISSLVKYYYSWKKTRTRTSVMDRQARRLVSKREKDDSNDEVEEGDPGSDSDFEIDTKKEQAVKQNPSSTTSDKATPSRSGPVKKENIGAQYRHHPLRARRRPPKGMHLVQGDIMSLSASHDSGVLTIRQLDTQLVSLKRQVQSIKQNNSSLKQSLTEGVDTLKPTDPALKMNSRWTTEEQLLAVQAIRRYGKDFTAIAEVIGTKTPAQVSSFFVSYRRRFNLDEVLREWAAEQVATSRDQRDPRRSGEEMAAATDGGAEEDEVKMEDCPSDAAGGSSPPSSTQTPSSLSQPPPLLRPAPPSAPPSLLRQPPPLQTRPLHNRAPHNHPPPPLIRPAITSSSSSTGSSSLRGSPPSSSSSSSSAAVQMPPSLVGLKVEQPTSH, from the exons ATGCCCTCAGTGATGGAGCGCTCGGGGGCCGGGGTCCTGTCCAGGAGCAGAGCCAAAACCGTAACCAATGGCAACAGCCAACCACACTCCGAGGAGGAGAGCAGCGACGAAGAGCACGCTCACG ACAGCATGATCAGAGTGGGAGGAGACTACCAGGCTCAGATTCCGGAGTTCAAACCAG ACAGCCCAACTCGCTACAACGAGAAGGACCAGAGGAGCATGTTGGTGTGGTGTCCCAACAGTCAGCTCTCTGATGCAATGT TGGACGAGTACATCCTGATGGCTAAAGAGAAACATGGATACAACATGGAGCAG GCTCTTGGCATGTTGTTATGGCACAAACACGATGTGGAGCGCTCACTGGCCGACCTGGCAAACTTCACCCCCTTCCCAGACGAGTGGACAGTCGAGGATAAAGTGTTATTCGAACAGGCCTTCAGCTTCCACGGCAAGAGCTTCCACCGCATCCAGCAGATG CTTCCAGACAAGATGATCTCCAGTCTGGTGAAGTATTACTACAGCTGGAAgaagaccaggaccaggacctccGTTATGGATCGACAGGCCAGGAGGCTGGTTagcaagagagagaaagatgacaG taaTGATGAGGTGGAGGAAGGAGACCCAGGCAGCGACAGCGACTTTGAGATTGACACCAAGAAAGAG CAGGCGGTGAAGCAGAACCCCAGCAGCACCACCTCTGACAAAGCCACCCCCAGTCGCTCTGGACCGGTGAAGAAGGAGAACATCGGGGCTCAGTACAGACACCACCCGCTCAGAGCCCGTCGCAGGCCACCCAAAGGGATGCACCTGGTGCAGGGGGACATCATGTCTCTGTCGGCCTCCCATGATTCTGGCGTTCTAACTATACGTCAGCTGGACACGCAGCTGGTTTCACTCAAGAGACAG GTTCAGTCTATTAAACAGAACAACAGCAGTTTGAAACAGAGCCTAACTGAGGGTGTTGATACATTAAAACCTACTGAC cCTGCCCTGAAGATGAACTCTCGTTGGACCACAGAGGAGCAGCTCCTGGCCGTGCAGG CCATCCGTCGCTATGGTAAAGACTTCACAGCCATCGCAGAAGTGATCGGAACTAAGACCCCAGCCCAG GTGAGCTCGTTCTTTGTGAGCTACCGGCGCCGCTTCAACCTGGACGAGGTGCTGAGGGAGTGGGCGGCCGAGCAGGTGGCCACCAGCCGAGACCAGAGAGACCCCAGGAGGAGCGGCGAGGAGATGGCAGCAGCTACAGATGGAGGCGCAGAGGAGGACGAG GTCAAAATGGAGGACTGTCCCTCAGACGCTGCCGGCGGctcctctcccccctcctccacccagaccccctcctccctctcccagCCTCCCCCGCTGCTGCGCCCGGCTCCCCCCTCCGCCCCTCCGAGCCTCCTCCGCCAGCCGCCTCCCCTCCAGACCCGCCCGCTGCACAACCGAGCGCCCCACAACCACCCACCGCCTCCACTCATCCGGCCtgccatcacctcctcctcctcctccaccgggAGCTCCAGCCTCAGAGGTTCTCCacccagctcctcctcctcctcctcctccgctgcAGTGCAGATGCCTCCATCACTGGTCGGGCTCAAAGTGGAGCAGCCCACCTCGCACTGA
- the rcor2 gene encoding REST corepressor 2 isoform X2: MPSVMERSGAGVLSRSRAKTVTNGNSQPHSEEESSDEEHAHDSMIRVGGDYQAQIPEFKPDSPTRYNEKDQRSMLVWCPNSQLSDAMLDEYILMAKEKHGYNMEQALGMLLWHKHDVERSLADLANFTPFPDEWTVEDKVLFEQAFSFHGKSFHRIQQMLPDKMISSLVKYYYSWKKTRTRTSVMDRQARRLVSKREKDDSNDEVEEGDPGSDSDFEIDTKKEAVKQNPSSTTSDKATPSRSGPVKKENIGAQYRHHPLRARRRPPKGMHLVQGDIMSLSASHDSGVLTIRQLDTQLVSLKRQVQSIKQNNSSLKQSLTEGVDTLKPTDPALKMNSRWTTEEQLLAVQAIRRYGKDFTAIAEVIGTKTPAQVSSFFVSYRRRFNLDEVLREWAAEQVATSRDQRDPRRSGEEMAAATDGGAEEDEVKMEDCPSDAAGGSSPPSSTQTPSSLSQPPPLLRPAPPSAPPSLLRQPPPLQTRPLHNRAPHNHPPPPLIRPAITSSSSSTGSSSLRGSPPSSSSSSSSAAVQMPPSLVGLKVEQPTSH; encoded by the exons ATGCCCTCAGTGATGGAGCGCTCGGGGGCCGGGGTCCTGTCCAGGAGCAGAGCCAAAACCGTAACCAATGGCAACAGCCAACCACACTCCGAGGAGGAGAGCAGCGACGAAGAGCACGCTCACG ACAGCATGATCAGAGTGGGAGGAGACTACCAGGCTCAGATTCCGGAGTTCAAACCAG ACAGCCCAACTCGCTACAACGAGAAGGACCAGAGGAGCATGTTGGTGTGGTGTCCCAACAGTCAGCTCTCTGATGCAATGT TGGACGAGTACATCCTGATGGCTAAAGAGAAACATGGATACAACATGGAGCAG GCTCTTGGCATGTTGTTATGGCACAAACACGATGTGGAGCGCTCACTGGCCGACCTGGCAAACTTCACCCCCTTCCCAGACGAGTGGACAGTCGAGGATAAAGTGTTATTCGAACAGGCCTTCAGCTTCCACGGCAAGAGCTTCCACCGCATCCAGCAGATG CTTCCAGACAAGATGATCTCCAGTCTGGTGAAGTATTACTACAGCTGGAAgaagaccaggaccaggacctccGTTATGGATCGACAGGCCAGGAGGCTGGTTagcaagagagagaaagatgacaG taaTGATGAGGTGGAGGAAGGAGACCCAGGCAGCGACAGCGACTTTGAGATTGACACCAAGAAAGAG GCGGTGAAGCAGAACCCCAGCAGCACCACCTCTGACAAAGCCACCCCCAGTCGCTCTGGACCGGTGAAGAAGGAGAACATCGGGGCTCAGTACAGACACCACCCGCTCAGAGCCCGTCGCAGGCCACCCAAAGGGATGCACCTGGTGCAGGGGGACATCATGTCTCTGTCGGCCTCCCATGATTCTGGCGTTCTAACTATACGTCAGCTGGACACGCAGCTGGTTTCACTCAAGAGACAG GTTCAGTCTATTAAACAGAACAACAGCAGTTTGAAACAGAGCCTAACTGAGGGTGTTGATACATTAAAACCTACTGAC cCTGCCCTGAAGATGAACTCTCGTTGGACCACAGAGGAGCAGCTCCTGGCCGTGCAGG CCATCCGTCGCTATGGTAAAGACTTCACAGCCATCGCAGAAGTGATCGGAACTAAGACCCCAGCCCAG GTGAGCTCGTTCTTTGTGAGCTACCGGCGCCGCTTCAACCTGGACGAGGTGCTGAGGGAGTGGGCGGCCGAGCAGGTGGCCACCAGCCGAGACCAGAGAGACCCCAGGAGGAGCGGCGAGGAGATGGCAGCAGCTACAGATGGAGGCGCAGAGGAGGACGAG GTCAAAATGGAGGACTGTCCCTCAGACGCTGCCGGCGGctcctctcccccctcctccacccagaccccctcctccctctcccagCCTCCCCCGCTGCTGCGCCCGGCTCCCCCCTCCGCCCCTCCGAGCCTCCTCCGCCAGCCGCCTCCCCTCCAGACCCGCCCGCTGCACAACCGAGCGCCCCACAACCACCCACCGCCTCCACTCATCCGGCCtgccatcacctcctcctcctcctccaccgggAGCTCCAGCCTCAGAGGTTCTCCacccagctcctcctcctcctcctcctccgctgcAGTGCAGATGCCTCCATCACTGGTCGGGCTCAAAGTGGAGCAGCCCACCTCGCACTGA